A window of the Sporosarcina sp. FSL K6-2383 genome harbors these coding sequences:
- a CDS encoding methyltransferase domain-containing protein: protein MTKNNQDNLTRKINRLENAERKNNFPAEDVLKLISIKRADNILDLGAGTGYLTLPAAKQTDGVVYALDLDGDILNYLDSKAQLEKLTNVKTLEASFAHIPLEDNTTEIALASISLHEVNPLSDALKEINRVMTKNGTFLCVEFEKKEASSGPRVHSSVMEQELRNAGFDIIEKIFPAIKVANEDLYMIIAQKQG from the coding sequence ATGACAAAAAATAATCAAGATAACTTAACAAGAAAAATCAATAGACTTGAAAATGCCGAAAGAAAAAATAACTTTCCAGCAGAAGATGTATTGAAATTGATTTCAATAAAGAGGGCTGACAATATCTTAGACTTAGGTGCAGGAACAGGTTATTTGACACTCCCGGCAGCTAAACAAACTGATGGTGTTGTGTATGCACTGGATTTAGATGGAGATATACTGAACTATTTGGATTCAAAAGCTCAGCTCGAAAAACTAACGAATGTTAAAACGTTAGAAGCCAGTTTTGCTCATATTCCACTGGAGGACAACACAACTGAAATAGCATTAGCGTCCATCTCATTACATGAAGTAAATCCTTTGTCTGATGCATTGAAAGAAATAAATAGAGTCATGACGAAAAATGGAACCTTTTTATGTGTAGAATTTGAGAAAAAAGAAGCATCTTCAGGTCCAAGGGTACATTCATCTGTCATGGAACAAGAGCTACGCAATGCGGGATTCGACATTATAGAAAAAATATTCCCTGCTATCAAAGTAGCAAATGAGGATTTGTATATGATTATTGCCCAAAAACAAGGCTAA
- a CDS encoding succinylglutamate desuccinylase/aspartoacylase family protein, which yields MGRTYEEIFVTHLSNGEKVTLPIHTIVGEKPGPVLGISAVIHGDEIIGAEIIRRIYNQIDESELSGTIMLLPVANSLAFESLTRNTPLDMNNLNRLFPGKEDGWSSEILAHSITKNFLDKVDHYIDLHAGGAVPIVDYVYIQNDEALSRAFNFPLLYRPTDIYEGTTATYTVAKGVPSVTVEIGGGPNYNEHVERGVQGIVNCLKHLQMIPGTAEKREDQVVLSEITIIRPKNGGMLVPEFDFEAVGQEIKGQQVLCNIYNPKTFDLIETIKTPYERNIVVLMRGLIGKVNPGDYGYMIGNLETAEPKA from the coding sequence ATGGGAAGAACATACGAGGAAATTTTCGTAACACATTTATCGAATGGCGAGAAAGTGACATTGCCGATCCATACAATCGTTGGAGAGAAGCCAGGTCCGGTTTTAGGAATTTCAGCAGTTATACATGGGGATGAAATCATTGGCGCTGAGATTATTAGACGAATTTATAATCAAATAGATGAGTCCGAGTTAAGCGGCACAATTATGTTATTACCCGTAGCCAATTCATTAGCTTTTGAATCGTTAACAAGAAATACGCCACTAGATATGAATAATTTAAATCGACTATTCCCAGGTAAAGAAGATGGGTGGTCAAGTGAAATCCTAGCACATAGTATTACGAAGAACTTTTTGGACAAAGTAGATCACTACATTGATCTACATGCAGGTGGAGCCGTTCCGATTGTCGATTACGTATATATTCAAAACGATGAAGCGTTATCGAGAGCGTTTAACTTTCCTCTTCTTTATCGTCCGACAGATATTTATGAGGGGACAACGGCAACATACACAGTGGCTAAAGGTGTTCCGAGCGTAACCGTTGAAATTGGTGGTGGACCGAATTATAACGAGCATGTTGAAAGAGGCGTGCAAGGAATTGTGAATTGCCTCAAACATCTTCAGATGATTCCAGGCACAGCTGAGAAGAGAGAGGATCAGGTTGTCCTTTCAGAAATTACAATTATTCGCCCGAAAAATGGAGGAATGCTGGTGCCTGAATTTGATTTTGAAGCAGTTGGTCAGGAAATTAAAGGACAGCAAGTTCTTTGTAATATATATAATCCGAAAACATTTGACTTAATTGAAACCATAAAAACCCCATATGAAAGAAATATCGTTGTTCTAATGAGAGGGCTGATTGGCAAAGTAAATCCTGGAGATTATGGCTATATGATCGGTAATTTGGAAACAGCGGAGCCAAAAGCATGA
- a CDS encoding ABC transporter ATP-binding protein → MINLKRKILDVKNLSTSFRNKKELTVTVDNISFEVYEGETLGIVGESGCGKSLTSLSIMGLVKPPGEVTADSILFDDMDLGKLSNKEFRKIRGKDISMIFQEPMTSLNPVYKVGDQIGESLKIHGTLSKAQRYSVIINLLEQVGIGRAEEIANSYPHQLSGGMRQRVMIAIAIACRPKVLIADEPTTALDVTIQAQILELLKELQQKSNMAMILITHDLGVVSEACERVLVMYAGRIVESGNVENVLENPQHPYTKGLLASLPKNATPQSRLPYISGQVPPPKLWGKGCRFADRCPFAMDKCREQQPPTFVRNTESEVACWLFEKEGVV, encoded by the coding sequence GTGATAAATTTGAAACGAAAAATATTAGACGTTAAGAATTTATCTACAAGTTTTAGAAATAAAAAAGAATTGACTGTAACCGTAGATAATATTTCCTTTGAAGTTTATGAGGGGGAAACGCTTGGAATTGTTGGAGAATCGGGATGTGGGAAAAGCCTAACATCCCTCTCGATTATGGGACTGGTCAAGCCGCCTGGCGAAGTAACGGCGGATTCGATTCTGTTCGATGATATGGATCTTGGTAAGTTAAGCAATAAAGAGTTTCGGAAAATCAGGGGCAAGGATATATCAATGATTTTCCAAGAGCCGATGACCTCTTTAAATCCTGTTTATAAGGTAGGAGATCAAATTGGGGAATCGCTTAAAATTCATGGAACACTGAGTAAAGCACAGAGATATTCGGTGATTATTAATCTGCTTGAGCAGGTGGGAATCGGAAGAGCCGAAGAAATTGCGAACAGTTATCCACACCAATTGTCTGGGGGTATGAGGCAAAGAGTCATGATCGCAATAGCGATTGCTTGTCGACCAAAAGTATTGATTGCGGATGAGCCAACGACGGCTTTGGATGTTACAATTCAAGCTCAAATCCTAGAATTACTAAAAGAATTGCAACAAAAAAGTAATATGGCAATGATCTTAATTACACATGATTTGGGTGTGGTATCTGAAGCTTGTGAAAGAGTTTTGGTCATGTATGCGGGGCGAATTGTGGAAAGTGGAAATGTGGAAAATGTCTTGGAGAACCCACAGCATCCCTACACAAAAGGATTGCTAGCCTCGTTGCCTAAAAATGCAACCCCGCAGTCAAGACTTCCCTATATATCCGGTCAAGTTCCACCCCCTAAACTTTGGGGAAAGGGTTGCCGATTTGCAGATAGATGCCCTTTTGCAATGGATAAATGCAGGGAGCAACAGCCTCCGACTTTCGTGAGGAATACTGAAAGTGAAGTGGCGTGCTGGTTGTTTGAAAAAGAAGGAGTCGTTTAA
- a CDS encoding aromatic acid exporter family protein, whose translation MVGMGYRTIKTAVGAGLAIWIASLLDLEFATFAAIIVIMCIEKTKKKTLITMKDKFFASLLALILGALLFEVVGYNPIVFALFILLFVPLLVRVCIQAGFVTSMVVVLHVYTVKEANWTMFLNELYIIFIGMGIALLVNSFMPNYKRDIEIFKKEIEQKFEVILFEFSAHLRDSMRNWGGKEILEVEDLINQSKSIAIQDLENNLLRKQNKDYYYLEMREDQLELLKHMVKIIAIFSSSSPDVKQKEMFAEFLENLSRNVHSGDTTDISLHKLEELNDLIREMELPKTREEFEVRANLFYLIFEMENYLNIKKKLFSKRSRS comes from the coding sequence ATGGTTGGTATGGGCTATCGGACGATAAAAACTGCTGTAGGAGCAGGGTTGGCCATTTGGATTGCAAGTTTATTGGATTTGGAATTTGCAACATTTGCAGCAATTATTGTGATTATGTGTATCGAGAAAACGAAGAAAAAAACATTAATTACAATGAAGGATAAATTCTTTGCCTCTCTTTTAGCATTGATTCTAGGTGCTTTGTTATTTGAAGTAGTAGGTTATAATCCCATTGTCTTTGCCTTATTTATTTTATTATTTGTTCCACTCCTTGTAAGAGTCTGCATCCAGGCTGGTTTTGTCACAAGTATGGTTGTCGTATTACATGTTTATACGGTAAAGGAAGCTAACTGGACGATGTTTCTGAACGAACTTTATATTATTTTCATCGGTATGGGAATTGCTCTTCTCGTCAATAGTTTCATGCCAAATTACAAGCGAGATATTGAAATTTTTAAGAAGGAAATTGAACAAAAGTTCGAAGTTATTCTCTTTGAATTCTCTGCTCATTTAAGGGACAGTATGCGAAACTGGGGAGGAAAAGAAATACTTGAAGTCGAAGATTTGATTAATCAATCCAAAAGTATTGCCATTCAAGATTTAGAAAATAATCTATTGCGAAAACAAAATAAAGATTATTATTATCTGGAGATGCGAGAGGATCAGCTGGAACTCCTAAAACATATGGTGAAAATCATTGCTATTTTCTCTTCATCCAGCCCAGACGTCAAACAGAAAGAAATGTTTGCAGAGTTCCTGGAGAATTTAAGTAGAAACGTTCATTCGGGAGATACAACGGATATTTCATTACATAAGTTAGAGGAATTAAATGATTTGATCCGTGAGATGGAGTTGCCAAAAACAAGAGAAGAATTTGAAGTACGGGCGAATCTATTTTATTTGATTTTTGAAATGGAAAACTACTTAAACATAAAGAAAAAACTTTTTTCGAAAAGAAGTCGATCGTGA
- a CDS encoding DinB family protein translates to MYRKVEDFLEEWTVSSEGTTKVFKALTDDKLDQAITEGHSTLGWLAWHLVGAAGAFGQFAGFQVQGPGRDVSQPKSADEIAKTYETLAQAIKEEAAKLTDEDLLGEVTSFTGPTVRGKLLGALIDHQTHHRGQMTVLLRQAGLTVPPIMGPTKEMQK, encoded by the coding sequence ATGTATCGTAAAGTAGAAGACTTTTTGGAGGAATGGACTGTTTCATCTGAAGGAACTACCAAGGTGTTTAAAGCATTGACAGATGATAAGCTCGACCAAGCAATTACTGAGGGGCATAGTACACTAGGCTGGTTGGCATGGCATTTAGTTGGAGCGGCGGGGGCTTTCGGTCAATTTGCGGGATTCCAAGTTCAGGGACCTGGACGAGACGTGTCACAACCAAAGAGTGCAGATGAAATTGCGAAAACGTATGAAACGCTCGCTCAAGCAATTAAGGAAGAGGCAGCAAAACTAACCGATGAAGACCTACTTGGTGAGGTTACTAGTTTTACAGGACCAACTGTACGAGGGAAACTACTCGGTGCACTCATTGACCATCAAACACATCACCGTGGACAAATGACTGTTCTTCTTCGTCAAGCAGGATTAACGGTTCCTCCAATTATGGGACCGACAAAAGAAATGCAAAAATAA
- a CDS encoding aspartate aminotransferase family protein: MKLINSEKIYNDIKTFVPGGVHSNSRFRQPHPIYFKTANGAYMTDVDDNKYLDIIMGNGAVILGHANKDFNDLLGDYLKSGIVTGVETEISVKTAKKFLDLVTTADQVKYTNTGTEAVMHAIRIARTYTGKTNIAVIEGAYNGWHDAVNVSTWPPLDIAGDETNPKSLPGSLGLDQASVESTLVLPFNNIEVTEKLLAENHHRIAALIIEPTMIDIGYIPADKAYLQALRDLCTTYNIALVFDELLTGFRESKGGAQLRYGVTPDLSTFGKAISNGYPLAAVAGKAEVMGKSAPGPGSCSFVGTYNGHQVSMAASLAFMEVYEKKNVLQVLDARTETLISKFNESAKNKNIAANMVGKGGHFHWYFSEKAPRNYREAAVANKDAYQKFTAALGEKGVFCSGNYLLHHAISLAHGDQEINVLVKLMDSSLDALL, encoded by the coding sequence ATGAAACTAATAAACTCAGAAAAGATATATAACGATATTAAGACGTTTGTACCAGGAGGAGTTCATTCAAATAGTAGATTTCGCCAACCGCATCCAATTTACTTTAAAACTGCAAACGGCGCTTATATGACTGACGTTGATGATAATAAGTATTTGGACATTATTATGGGAAATGGTGCTGTCATTTTGGGCCATGCGAATAAAGATTTTAATGATTTACTAGGAGATTACTTGAAGTCGGGTATTGTTACAGGAGTGGAAACGGAAATCAGCGTGAAAACAGCTAAGAAATTTTTGGACCTAGTGACAACGGCCGATCAAGTTAAATATACAAATACAGGCACGGAAGCTGTCATGCATGCTATAAGGATTGCACGCACGTATACAGGAAAGACAAACATTGCAGTAATTGAAGGTGCATATAATGGTTGGCATGACGCTGTTAACGTAAGCACTTGGCCACCGTTGGATATTGCGGGAGATGAAACAAATCCCAAATCTCTACCGGGTTCACTTGGCTTAGATCAAGCTTCCGTAGAAAGTACGCTTGTCCTTCCATTCAACAATATTGAAGTGACGGAAAAATTACTTGCAGAAAACCATCATCGGATAGCGGCTTTAATTATCGAGCCTACAATGATTGACATTGGCTATATTCCCGCGGATAAAGCATATTTACAGGCACTCAGGGATTTATGCACAACGTATAATATCGCTTTAGTTTTCGATGAATTATTAACGGGCTTTAGAGAATCGAAAGGCGGAGCACAACTTCGTTACGGAGTAACACCCGACTTGTCCACTTTCGGTAAGGCAATCAGTAATGGCTATCCTTTAGCAGCGGTGGCAGGGAAAGCAGAAGTTATGGGTAAATCTGCCCCTGGACCGGGTTCTTGTTCATTCGTAGGAACGTATAATGGACACCAAGTTTCCATGGCAGCCTCACTGGCTTTCATGGAGGTATATGAGAAGAAGAATGTACTGCAAGTGTTGGATGCACGGACTGAAACACTCATTAGTAAATTTAATGAGAGTGCAAAAAATAAAAATATAGCAGCGAATATGGTTGGTAAAGGTGGCCATTTCCATTGGTACTTCTCTGAAAAAGCACCAAGAAACTATAGAGAAGCCGCGGTTGCGAATAAGGATGCTTATCAAAAATTTACAGCAGCACTTGGAGAAAAAGGTGTATTTTGTTCAGGAAATTATTTACTGCATCATGCTATTTCCTTAGCGCATGGTGATCAGGAAATAAATGTTCTTGTGAAGTTGATGGACAGCAGTTTGGATGCCCTACTATAA
- a CDS encoding tRNA-dihydrouridine synthase produces the protein MSNEDNFWLDLPKPFFILAPMEDVTDVVFRHVIGEAGKPDVFFTEFTNTESYCHPKGRDSVRGRLMFTEDEQPIVAHIWGNKPAFFEEMSIDMKKLGFRGIDLNMGCPVQNVAANGKGAGLIQHPEVAAEIIQAAKAGGLPVSVKTRLGYTNIDEWRDWLAHILKQDIANLSIHLRTKKEMSKVDAHWELIPEIKKLRDEIAPNTLLTINGDIPDRATGLKLVEQYGVDGVMIGRGVFTNPFAFEKEPKEHSVKEFLNLLLLQLDLHDKYSTEDEPRPFKPLLRFFKIYVRGFKGAGELRNQLMDTKTTDEVRRLIQPVLDSELD, from the coding sequence ATGAGTAACGAAGACAATTTTTGGCTTGACTTACCAAAGCCGTTTTTTATATTAGCACCAATGGAAGATGTCACAGATGTGGTATTTCGCCACGTCATTGGTGAGGCTGGAAAACCCGACGTTTTCTTCACAGAATTCACAAATACAGAAAGTTATTGCCACCCTAAAGGAAGAGACAGTGTGCGGGGGCGATTGATGTTCACGGAAGATGAGCAACCGATCGTCGCGCATATTTGGGGCAACAAACCCGCATTCTTTGAAGAGATGAGTATCGATATGAAAAAACTTGGTTTTCGTGGGATTGATTTAAACATGGGATGCCCCGTACAAAACGTCGCTGCTAATGGAAAAGGTGCAGGATTAATCCAGCATCCCGAAGTGGCTGCAGAAATCATTCAAGCAGCAAAAGCAGGTGGCTTACCCGTTAGTGTTAAAACAAGATTGGGTTACACGAATATTGACGAGTGGCGTGATTGGTTAGCACACATCTTGAAACAAGATATTGCGAACCTGTCCATTCATCTTCGTACAAAAAAAGAGATGAGTAAAGTCGATGCACACTGGGAACTCATCCCAGAAATCAAAAAATTGCGCGATGAAATTGCGCCAAATACGTTGCTAACCATTAATGGAGATATCCCTGACCGTGCAACAGGCCTAAAATTAGTCGAACAATATGGCGTGGATGGTGTCATGATTGGTCGCGGTGTTTTCACCAATCCATTCGCTTTTGAAAAAGAACCGAAAGAACATAGCGTGAAGGAGTTTCTCAATTTACTGCTTTTACAATTGGATCTTCACGATAAATACTCAACAGAAGACGAACCACGCCCATTTAAACCACTTCTTCGCTTTTTCAAAATCTATGTTCGTGGATTTAAAGGTGCTGGGGAACTTAGAAACCAGTTAATGGATACGAAGACAACGGATGAGGTACGTCGTTTAATACAACCTGTTTTGGATAGTGAATTGGATTGA
- a CDS encoding Rrf2 family transcriptional regulator has translation MKYSKATNYALHIMGYLAVTSPNQRISVQQLAEQQRISPSYLSKILTRLVKARMIESSPGANGGYKLTPDWENISFLDVIHAIEGSASLFDGCLNGNPDCLIQKVMMSAEEKMEEELRQQKISDLVKESAQFYKLKDGGL, from the coding sequence ATGAAATATTCTAAAGCGACAAACTATGCTCTTCACATCATGGGTTATCTTGCAGTTACTTCTCCAAATCAACGGATTAGTGTGCAGCAGCTGGCAGAACAACAAAGGATCTCACCATCCTATTTGTCTAAAATTCTAACGAGGTTGGTCAAGGCAAGAATGATTGAATCTTCCCCAGGAGCCAATGGTGGGTATAAGCTAACGCCGGACTGGGAAAACATTTCATTTCTTGACGTCATTCATGCGATTGAAGGGTCGGCGTCTTTATTCGACGGTTGTTTGAACGGTAATCCCGATTGTCTCATTCAAAAAGTAATGATGTCGGCGGAAGAAAAAATGGAAGAGGAATTGCGACAACAAAAGATTTCTGATCTTGTTAAGGAATCAGCGCAGTTTTATAAATTAAAAGATGGAGGCTTATGA
- a CDS encoding Xaa-Pro peptidase family protein: MILSIPKSELHQRQKRFIEKIKSQNVEGAVLFSNVNIFYLTGFHFWTSERPIALIVNEDARFTLLVPRLELEHAEAFALVDHVKSYPEYPGLKHPMLYLKELFLEQNKGIKTFGFDSNGYGSPSGYHGPSLTDLLADYSWQSVSRVLEEMRYVKSDNEIALIKESIKWTTLTHELLQKYSKDGANEIEITNRASIEATEAMLQALGPEFLPHGPTAYIVFRGQIGPMSAFPHAVTSNLTLRNGDTLVTGADAAIWGYHSELERTMFVNEYTKEQQQYFQIMYEAQEIAFKAIKPGVTCSSVEEQVQAYFREQNVTHLTRHHTGHSLGLLNHEGPFLDLGDHTIIEENMIFSIEPGIYVEGLGGFRHSETLVVTENGSEVLTTYPREIDELIC; the protein is encoded by the coding sequence GTGATTTTATCGATACCGAAAAGTGAATTGCATCAAAGGCAGAAGCGGTTTATTGAGAAAATTAAGTCTCAAAATGTTGAAGGAGCTGTGTTGTTTTCAAATGTCAATATTTTTTATTTGACGGGTTTTCACTTTTGGACTTCCGAACGGCCGATTGCGCTTATTGTAAATGAAGATGCTCGTTTTACTTTGCTTGTCCCGCGTTTGGAATTGGAACATGCCGAGGCCTTTGCACTCGTTGACCATGTAAAATCTTATCCGGAATATCCTGGTTTAAAGCACCCGATGCTTTATTTGAAAGAGCTATTTCTTGAGCAAAATAAGGGGATAAAAACTTTTGGATTTGATAGCAATGGCTACGGATCGCCAAGTGGTTATCACGGACCAAGCTTGACAGATTTACTTGCAGATTACTCCTGGCAATCGGTCAGCAGGGTTCTTGAAGAAATGAGATATGTGAAATCGGATAATGAAATTGCTTTAATTAAAGAGTCTATTAAGTGGACCACATTAACCCATGAGTTATTGCAAAAATACTCTAAAGATGGAGCAAATGAAATTGAAATCACCAATAGGGCTTCCATCGAGGCGACAGAGGCGATGCTTCAGGCATTAGGACCTGAATTTCTTCCTCATGGGCCAACAGCTTATATTGTATTTAGAGGCCAAATTGGACCTATGTCCGCATTCCCACATGCCGTCACGTCAAATTTGACGTTAAGAAACGGTGATACGTTAGTGACAGGCGCGGATGCAGCGATTTGGGGGTATCATAGCGAGTTGGAACGAACGATGTTTGTGAATGAATATACAAAAGAGCAACAACAGTATTTTCAAATCATGTATGAAGCTCAAGAAATTGCTTTTAAAGCCATTAAGCCGGGTGTAACCTGCTCTTCTGTCGAGGAACAAGTACAAGCCTATTTCCGTGAACAGAATGTGACGCATTTAACAAGACATCATACTGGACATTCCCTTGGTTTACTTAATCATGAAGGTCCATTTTTGGATTTAGGCGATCACACGATCATTGAAGAAAATATGATTTTTTCAATTGAACCAGGTATTTATGTTGAAGGTTTGGGCGGATTTAGACACTCAGAAACCCTAGTGGTGACTGAAAACGGTAGTGAAGTTTTAACGACCTACCCGCGAGAAATAGATGAGTTAATTTGTTGA
- a CDS encoding NAD(P)/FAD-dependent oxidoreductase gives MIVVEKVFDCAILGAGPSGLSASLILGRSRRSVALFDNGTNRNRVTQETHGFLTRDGVRPEEFRNLALADLEKYPSVHFFKETVLQVTRQTTDERFKIVTSEGHEYFAEKIILATGIQENHPQIPEIGQYYGKSLFSCPYCDGWELRDQPLIVIAENEEAAYHMGKKIQHWSRDLVVATNGYQIAPHIESDLKEKGITVITESIERLVGEEGYLEKVVFASGLEINRKGGFIVSSHYRPNQFAESLGCDIQKNGEIVTDGFTRTTQKSIYVAGENTQTAPSSLLLTAAEGNKAAVAVNTDLIEERF, from the coding sequence ATGATAGTAGTGGAAAAGGTATTTGATTGTGCGATTTTAGGTGCTGGACCTTCAGGGTTAAGTGCGAGCTTAATACTGGGAAGATCACGAAGAAGTGTCGCCTTATTTGATAATGGGACAAATAGAAATAGAGTTACACAGGAAACACATGGTTTTCTAACACGGGATGGTGTGAGGCCCGAAGAATTTAGAAATCTGGCATTGGCGGATTTGGAAAAATATCCTTCTGTTCATTTTTTTAAAGAAACTGTTTTACAGGTTACACGACAAACAACTGACGAACGATTTAAGATTGTGACATCTGAAGGGCATGAATACTTTGCGGAGAAAATCATTTTAGCTACAGGGATACAAGAGAACCACCCACAGATTCCAGAAATCGGCCAGTATTATGGCAAAAGCTTGTTTAGCTGCCCGTATTGTGATGGATGGGAATTAAGAGATCAACCACTAATTGTTATTGCGGAAAATGAAGAGGCAGCCTATCATATGGGGAAAAAAATTCAACATTGGTCTAGAGATTTAGTCGTAGCAACTAATGGCTATCAAATAGCTCCACATATTGAAAGTGATTTGAAGGAAAAAGGAATTACCGTCATTACTGAATCGATAGAGAGATTAGTTGGCGAGGAAGGATACCTAGAAAAAGTAGTATTTGCTTCAGGGCTTGAAATCAATAGAAAAGGTGGATTTATCGTATCATCACATTATCGTCCCAATCAATTTGCAGAAAGCCTTGGCTGTGATATACAGAAAAATGGTGAAATCGTCACAGATGGTTTTACCCGTACCACACAGAAAAGCATTTATGTTGCCGGAGAGAATACCCAAACAGCACCCTCCTCATTGCTGCTGACAGCTGCAGAAGGAAATAAAGCAGCGGTAGCGGTAAATACAGATTTAATAGAGGAGAGATTTTAA
- a CDS encoding dipeptide ABC transporter ATP-binding protein, whose translation MTKGGTKEVILQVTDLKKHFPIKNKVLSKGSTAVRAVDGVSFEVFKGETLGIVGESGCGKSTMARVIIQLLQKTEGTIEMDGRRIDSLTGKELKKVRRDIQMVFQDPYASLNPKWTIGRTLLEPLKVHKIGSKKERKEKITDLLNAVGLNETYAERYPHEFSGGQRQRIGIARALVLNPRVIVADEPVSALDISVQAQVINLLKDLQDEFGLTYLFITHDLSVVQHISDRVLVMYLGKVVEISTTENLFKNALHPYTQALISAVPEVDPKAKKERIILKGDVPNPANPPSGCSFHTRCPFAMDRCKVDIPELLESEPDQYVACHLYTTDKEELQ comes from the coding sequence ATGACAAAAGGAGGAACCAAAGAAGTCATACTGCAGGTAACCGATTTAAAGAAGCATTTTCCAATCAAAAATAAGGTCTTATCGAAGGGAAGCACAGCGGTAAGGGCAGTGGACGGTGTAAGTTTTGAAGTGTTTAAAGGAGAAACTTTAGGCATTGTTGGAGAGAGCGGTTGTGGGAAATCGACAATGGCTCGGGTGATCATTCAACTTTTACAGAAAACAGAAGGTACTATTGAAATGGATGGAAGAAGAATTGATTCTCTAACTGGTAAAGAGCTCAAAAAGGTTAGAAGAGACATTCAAATGGTATTTCAAGATCCTTATGCAAGTTTGAATCCGAAATGGACGATCGGGAGAACTTTGCTGGAACCGTTAAAAGTTCATAAAATTGGAAGTAAAAAAGAACGAAAAGAAAAAATCACTGACTTGTTAAATGCGGTTGGCTTAAATGAAACGTATGCCGAGCGATATCCACATGAATTTAGCGGGGGACAGCGCCAGCGGATTGGAATTGCTCGGGCGCTTGTTCTAAATCCGAGGGTGATTGTTGCAGATGAGCCTGTTTCGGCATTAGATATTTCTGTCCAGGCACAAGTCATTAACTTATTAAAAGATTTACAAGATGAATTTGGCTTGACTTATTTGTTTATTACCCATGATTTGTCCGTCGTTCAGCATATTTCAGACCGGGTTCTTGTGATGTATTTGGGGAAAGTTGTGGAAATATCGACAACTGAAAACCTATTTAAAAATGCATTGCATCCCTATACGCAGGCACTCATTTCAGCAGTTCCCGAGGTTGACCCAAAAGCTAAAAAAGAACGGATTATTTTAAAAGGTGATGTACCAAATCCCGCGAATCCTCCTTCAGGTTGCTCGTTTCATACGCGATGCCCATTTGCCATGGATCGTTGCAAAGTAGACATTCCTGAACTACTTGAATCGGAACCGGATCAGTATGTGGCGTGTCATTTATACACAACAGATAAGGAGGAACTCCAGTGA
- the nadX gene encoding aspartate dehydrogenase yields the protein MNIGLIGAGAIAHFLLEELNHNQHETLRIKSVLVRSREKYQLLESEFGVSLYTDLKEFLDSEIDMVVEAANIQAVKSLLPSVIKAKDVVIISVGALADEALLMEVSALANEYKSSVHLPSGAIGGLDLLQNAHALGTVTSVSLTTRKPASSLIDKEIDEAEIVFEGKAVDAIKQFPKNMNVAIVLSLAGIGIEKTSVCLVADPHSDKNIHQVEVLGDFGEATFTITNHSLPENPKTSYLAAMSIVGTLERVNRKMKIGN from the coding sequence ATGAATATTGGTTTAATTGGTGCGGGGGCAATTGCTCATTTTTTACTGGAAGAATTAAATCATAATCAGCATGAAACTTTACGAATTAAAAGTGTTTTGGTACGGAGCAGAGAAAAATATCAGCTGTTGGAGTCAGAGTTTGGTGTGTCATTGTATACGGATCTCAAAGAATTTCTTGATTCGGAAATTGATATGGTTGTGGAAGCAGCAAATATCCAGGCGGTGAAAAGCTTGCTGCCATCTGTGATAAAGGCAAAGGATGTCGTGATCATCAGTGTTGGGGCGCTTGCGGATGAAGCATTGTTGATGGAAGTAAGCGCTCTTGCTAATGAGTACAAGTCCTCCGTGCATTTGCCTTCTGGTGCAATCGGCGGTTTGGATTTATTGCAAAATGCACACGCTCTTGGTACGGTGACAAGTGTTTCGTTGACAACCCGAAAACCTGCCAGCTCACTGATTGATAAGGAAATCGATGAAGCGGAGATTGTATTTGAAGGTAAAGCAGTCGATGCAATTAAGCAATTCCCGAAAAACATGAATGTCGCCATTGTCCTTTCATTGGCTGGAATCGGGATTGAAAAGACGAGCGTGTGCCTCGTAGCTGATCCACATAGTGATAAGAATATACATCAGGTGGAAGTCCTCGGCGATTTTGGAGAGGCTACATTTACGATTACCAATCATTCACTTCCGGAAAACCCAAAGACGAGCTATTTAGCAGCGATGAGTATTGTAGGGACATTAGAAAGAGTAAATCGGAAAATGAAAATCGGAAATTAG